One Engraulis encrasicolus isolate BLACKSEA-1 chromosome 4, IST_EnEncr_1.0, whole genome shotgun sequence genomic window, ccgaatggtccggatatgctgttttttgcattatatttgtgaaaaagtggtagggagaagctaggtttatctggaaagtggtatggacatgtccccaccgtccccccctaaaattacgcccatgggtgCACTGTATTATTAGCCGTaactttccagaattaatgctgcccattcacaaatgttgcctttttcacgaatacttaccaccaccaatgttgttgtattatttagtaaatattcatgaaatatcTAATTTGACATTAGGCAGCATGGTTTCAATGAGGAGCATAACTGCAAATAAGCATTCTGGCCAGCATCCTACACAGTGGCCAATTTGGATTTATTCAGATTTATTGATGTGCTGCACTATCACAGTCATCATGCAGATACAAACTAAAGCCTAAAACGTCTCTGTAATGAGTAGCTGCAGGAAGGACAACTCAAATGTGAATTCCGCTTTGTAGCATCAttccattgtaggcctacatccaccGGACACAAGGGAGTGGAGGAGCATACGGCTACTCTTGTTAAACCAACAGCCCATTGAAAAGCTGACAATCTCGTGATTTGTATTCCTATCGGGAGTTCGAAACATGAAGCGCTTCCTTTGAGCAACAGCTGAACTCGGTAGCCTATTACTCATGAAATGCATCCACTGATGTAACGATCACGGATGACCAACTGGTGGAGCATCGTCACCACGTCAACAGGCAGTCactcaacattttttttcctgaGAGTTTCTGTGAAATGCAaatactaggcctactgttaatAGCCTATACAGTTTTTAACCTATGTTCATCTCAGGTGACCAATACAATTAAGAAACAAAAATATGATTCAGTGGCATTTTTAGGCATATTAAAAAGCTAGCCTACAAGTTTAGCcacattgtaaaataaaaatgcttGATTAAAATTGGCTTGTGCcgttatttgtatttatttatgttcttttttttttaattcttgaaTTAATCGCTAGCGCTCGATTAATACCTTACCCGTGCAAGTAAGCCTACAAACGTATAACTTGACGTAGAACGCTTGAGccactctttttttttctgcctGACACCATAACAGAATTCCATACTCCTTATAGAATTTTGAAACTAGAACGTTCAATGTTTCAAAGTAGACTGTTCTGCTACTTTGTTTCAGTGCTTTATCACCGCTGTTACAATCGACAGATTCATTCAAGCAAGCTCACGAAATATAATATGGAATAGCTGAATATCAATTAAGTCCTATGTTTTTCCATTTCTATTTTCGAGTGAAATTGAGTCACCTGCTACAGCTTTTGCTGACTGGGTCAGCATGGAGCTGCAGGAGACTTCATGGATGCGCCTTGAAAAACTTGTTTTCAAAGAGCGCGGCAGGACGGAGGCGATAATTGAGAACAAAATGGAGGAGGTGAGAACTGTTCTCATTAATGCATAACAGGTCAATAACGCATCAGCAAAATTGCTTAATTTGTATAATCCACTCTTAAAGCACCTTTTCCTCCCAAATttagattcagattcagaaaatgTGTTCCAACCATGGACAAAAGCTCGATAAGTTATTAAATAGTTAGATAAACTACAGCATGTGTTCTGTTGCAGTTGCACTCCAGTATATTATCAGAGGTGGAGTTGAAGTTGAGCTCCTTCAAGAGGATGGTCATTGAGCAGGAGCGACGGGCAGGGCCTGAGTTCAGTAGCCTGGGCCACATTAGCTGGGCCATGTCTCTTGATGGTAAGCAGATCACAATCATAAAATCACATATaagcaggggtggattaatgcacgggcctaccgggcccagggggccagaggccccaaggggccaggccaacgtGGCCCTGCGGCCATgacccaaaccggccttcaaaaccacctttgcaataataatctttccaagttgcttcatgtgccagtcaatcagtaacgtgcggtcaactttatggctggtgaggcactgacttttcaaatatataatactacagctacagttacagtataagtacatttttgtaaatttaccaaataggcctactgataagtttcatatgtcatagctttcttaacataaggtaggcctacaaaataaaacatgctgcatttccgtagagaaaatgttattagatctctcactctctctctctcacacacacacacacacacacacacacacacacacacacacacacacacacacacacacacacaggattcaaacagtggtctcacataaaccacacagcagcaatgtggacaaacagaagcatcacggcagagagagctggagagcagagcagaggagaggagaggagaggagaggggagaggagaggagagtaatggagaggagagaagagaagaggagaggggagaggagaggagaggagaggagatgggaaaagagaggagaggagaggagatgggaaaagagaggagaggagaggaaaggaaaggaaagggaaggaaaggaaaggagaggagaggagaggagaggaggaggggagagtagtgaagagtgtagctccttcacagcccactgctctcacacacacaggattcaaacagtggtctcacataaaccacatcagggcggatgctcaatgaaagacacacacacacacacaggattcaaaacatggtgtcatatagaccgctgagcaccacggcgaacaaactggtgtggtagcttttgtgataagcaccggattctcgtgcaaatgtaggcctacatctacttgtacgaggctacggcaaacgatgtgggacaaaggtgtggcaggaagcgaatgtcaacatttaaacagagattactacacaagcttcgatacggtcaccaaatattttgggactgtcatttatgttatgcctacactttggaattagatcagagtcttgtagttaggctTTACCTCAatgccctgtactcaactttacaaacagttacagggcacatgagaatcctgttcagatcacaaaagctaccaccacaccagacagaatcacggcggattctttatctccccacgggtctcacaaacacaggcttcacacacataggaaacactgatcttacctttaacttgtacatcaggtccaggcgccgctcttttccttcacttttggcgttgcgcatgctaacgttactttagccggcgctgttcatccaaagccacatctattcgagacgccccaaacgtccaaagcaatttggcattgaatatgaatatgagtagccgagaggatttgtttcgtgaggctccttagtccttagtaaattgttaagtcgtgaaatcccatgcgaatgctcttccacacattctcgccggttgcaaacaagacacaggggaaacaaaaaaatagtttctgttgtaccgctcactttgaaatgatcgggtagttgaccggtccACCTGcaagcaaacccttcagctctgtcggtcctccattctttatcacatattttccccttggaaatccaactttgagaatggtcttagtttcgttatgaaatccacttgtagcagtcaacgtgaacaagctagccaacaacaccgactgactgtattgtgaatttcagattcgctatgacgtaactggccagcaagactcaacgccagaaggagtctgcggccagacTACTGCtagcctcaccactgtatatttcagtgggcgttcagagtaaagaaatgataatcacaatacaatattaccaggttgcaacagaacgagcaaaatggcgcatgcgctcaagcctgttaacgagggattgcgcaatccgggggtgaggcaaattcagagttgccccaaattcagcgtattcggaggaatttgacatgaaatgggcaaatattacgattttggccacacaaatgactgaaaacgagtgaaacagtttaaacactgcttaaatggtagttatagtgcagatgctcgaaaacaatagctgttattgtaactattattcacatttactgcatctcatcataatcatctggggctggtgaggccgtgcctcccctgccgtattggagtgcacgtgcctgcagtCAATATAGTGCacaatgaactggtatagtcccaTAGGCCAAGCCAGGTCTGGGGCCCCAAGGGGGCCAGAGGCCTCAAGGGGCCAGGCCAATTTTGTCAACAATGCTGtcattgattgtggttgctacaaaaatGGCTGTGTTGTGTCTAGACCTACCTACTGTTTGGTGGATTCAGCATTCAAAATTACGTTTTTGGGCTTTCGATCATGACTGATGGGTAGTAATCTCTGAATAGCATCATATGTGTGGCCATGTGACATTGattttgtcatctcaacatctcaaatctgagggagtgagtgagatgggatTTACCATTCCTTGCTCTAAAatggattagaatgcaggaaattgcatctaaaaatgcaACTCAAATTGCCCACCCACCAACAGCACCCCATGCTAAAAGTGTGTTGCCATGCCCCTGCGCACACACTATGTATAGTTCTACCCCATGCTATAACTTGGGAAAACTGGTGTGTATCAAACTGTCCAATTGCCTGctagctgtgagcactgtgtaTAGTTGTCTAAGCATGTCCGATTAGAAGGGTCAAGGTGCAttttttgggggttggggggccaAGACAGTGTCTGACCCAGGGGGCCatcatttcttaatccgcccctccTGCATATAAGGACTTTTATTTTTCACCTGCATAGAAATACTATAATTagaaacatgcagtgaaattagtgtggtctgtgtgtgtgtgtgtgtgtgtgtgtgtgtgtgtgtgtgtgtgtgtgtgtgtgtgtgtgtgtgtgtgtgtgtgtgtgtgtgtgtgtgtgtgtgtgagagagagagagagagagagagagagagagggagagaggttggtgtggtcatgatgtgatgttaaaCTGATCAAATCAAATATAGCCAGTGAATGACAATATATTGCCTATCTTTCATGCAGATCAAGCCAAACTGAGGCGCTggcaaagagaggaggaggaattgaGATGGATGAGGATGCAGCAGATGAGGCCAGCGCAAAAGCAGGCGTGGAGCCCTCAGTCGAGGGTGGAAGTGAAGCCCAGTGACACTGAGGCCCGACTGAGAGAAGAGATGGCTGCAAGAGAGCAGCAGGAGCTAAAAGCCAGAATGAAGGCACTGGAAGACAACTTGAAATTAATGGAGGACTTCAGGAGGGATATGAAGGACCTTATGGCAAAgacgaaggagaaggagagatgggaggtcgagagagagaaagctcttGAGGAGGAACGGAAAAGAgttgagagagaaaaacaggaaaaagaaaaagaagagtctaggaaagagatggagagggaggcaaAGATTCAGGAAAAGAAACTAGAGGAGATGAAACAGTGTGAGATTGAACTCAAACAAAAAGAAGAGGAAGCCAGGAAATCACTTCTGAAAGAAATGGCTGATTTAGATCGAAGGGAAATTGAAGCAGAGAGACTACTAATGGAGGCGGAGAAAAAACGACTGGAAAGGGAGAAAAGGGTCTTGAAGCAGAGGGTAGACCATCTTCAGAGGAATGAGGGGAAAATGGCCTGGGAgcatgagacagagaggaagagactgGAAAGGGAGATGAGGGACCTCAAACAGAAAGTGGAGGACCTTCAGGCGACCAATGAGGCCAGGGAGGAGTATGAGGCTCGGAAAGAGAAACAGAACTTTGAGAGGGCCAAGAGAGGGCAGACGGAGATGAaaatgcagagagaaaaaaacaaagaaaggaagaaaacgaAGGATGAGGTCACTCAACATAACTGTGTGAAAGCTGAAGACTCTGATGACAACTGCTCTGAGGATTCAGGGACAGACGCCTCTGATGACAGTTACTCTGAGGATTCATCTACAGAAGGCGGTAAAGAGCAAAGGCCAGAGGTCACTACCGTCAGTGCTACTGCCATCAACACTGCTGTGGTTCGCAAGCCAAAGAAGACAACTTTACGGCAGAAGCCAGAAGATGTGTCTCGTGTGCAACTTGTGAAGAATACAGGCCAAAAACAAAGTGctcaggaggaggatgaagacaaTTCTGATGATAGCCATGAGGAGCAGCCTAGTCCTAGACCTAGTGGCACCAAGACTGCTGTGGCCCACAAAGCTGAAATGCTGACTTCACCACAGCAAAAGCCAGCGGATGTGTCTCATGTGCCACCTGTGAAAAGCACAGCTAAAAAGGCTAAAAAACGTGCACCTGCAAAGGAGAAATCTGATAAAGACTCTTCTGATGGCAGCGATGAGGAGCAGCCTAGTCCTTGTGGCACCAAGACTGCTGTGACCCAGAAAGTTGAAATGGTGACTACACCTCTACAAAAGCCAGTGAATGTGTCTCGTGTGCCAGTGGAGGGCAGTGCAGCAAAAAAAGAATGTGCTACTTCTCAGGAGGAAGACGAGAGCTCTCCTTGGGACAGCGATGATGAGGCACATCCCATTCGTAATGGTACCAAGACTACCATGGCCCCCAATCCTCAAACCACATCTAAATCAGAAGATGAACCTCGAGTGCCACCTGTGAACACTGCAGGCAAAAAACAAAGTGTGATTGCTCAGGAGGAAGACGAGAGCTCTCCTTGGGATAGCGATGAGGCACAGCCCATTCGTAGTGGTACCAAGACTGCCACGCCCCCCAATCCAAGCAAAAAACAAAGTGTGATTGCTCATCCCAGTGGCAGCAAGACTCCCATCACTAGCCAGAGCAAGCCTGTGGGAGCCCCACACATTCAGAAAGCACCTGTACCTGTGCAGCAGCACGCTAATGTCAGCAGTGGTCCTATGAAAGGAAACACAGGTGCCATTGAGAAACCAGTCAAGGCTTTGACTGATAAGGAGCTGTTTGAATTAGAACTCCGGCAGTTTGAAAAAGAGCTCAGAGGTAACTCCAGCAACAAAAAAACTGTTGTGGCCTCAAACACTCAGAAAGCAGCCGTGCCTGCTAAAAACACATTTGTTAGCAGTGTGCCCATGAAACAAACTGCCAGTGTCAAGAAACCAGTCAAGGCTTTGACTGACGATGACCTGTTTGATTTAGAACTCGAGCGACTTGACAAAGAGCTGAACTCCAGCTCCAGCAACAAAAAACCATCCATGGCCACATCCACCCAGAAGGCATCAATGGTTGGCATGAATGGTAACCACAGGGTAACCTCCTCCACTACAAACAATAAGAGTTGGGGAGATACTCAGAAGGCCAGCACATCCATGAAACAAGGCAGTGTGCACAGCATGCTGGTTGAGAAAAATACATATGGCAAGGCACCAGCAAGTGACATCTTCGATCCCTGGTCTGATGAAGAGGACCATTCCCTGGCAAAGACTCAAACACAGAGAAAGACCACTGCACTCTCACATATGGACAAGGTGGACACATTTGCCATGGAAAGGGAGTTGGAGAGACTAATGAATGATCAGTCTACCACAGCCCCAAAGAAGTGGGGACATCAAGATGTTAAAAAGCCTCAGGCACTGCTAAAGAATACTGTACCCACAAATCTAGATGAAGTGGACACCTTTGCCATcgaaagagagttagagagactGAACAATGAAGGGTCTAAGCAAAATGAAAAAGAGGCTTTTGAGAGGAGAGCCAACGAACTCCTCGAAAGACGAAGGAGTACATCAGGTAGTAGCCTAACAGGTGTGCATGCAAGCAGCAGCTTCACAAGTGCAGGTAGCAGCCTAACCGGTATGAATGCTAGCAGCAGCTTCACAGGTGCACGGGCAGGCAGTAGCCTGACCAGTGTCAGGACGGGCAGTAGCCTTGGTGGAACCCCAGGACAATCAAATACCAACCTAGGCCTTAAGCAGCCTGCCTATACGAAATACCTTAATCGAGACAGGTGATCCAGAGGATGCATCA contains:
- the LOC134447069 gene encoding trichohyalin-like is translated as MELQETSWMRLEKLVFKERGRTEAIIENKMEELHSSILSEVELKLSSFKRMVIEQERRAGPEFSSLGHISWAMSLDDQAKLRRWQREEEELRWMRMQQMRPAQKQAWSPQSRVEVKPSDTEARLREEMAAREQQELKARMKALEDNLKLMEDFRRDMKDLMAKTKEKERWEVEREKALEEERKRVEREKQEKEKEESRKEMEREAKIQEKKLEEMKQCEIELKQKEEEARKSLLKEMADLDRREIEAERLLMEAEKKRLEREKRVLKQRVDHLQRNEGKMAWEHETERKRLEREMRDLKQKVEDLQATNEAREEYEARKEKQNFERAKRGQTEMKMQREKNKERKKTKDEVTQHNCVKAEDSDDNCSEDSGTDASDDSYSEDSSTEGGKEQRPEVTTVSATAINTAVVRKPKKTTLRQKPEDVSRVQLVKNTGQKQSAQEEDEDNSDDSHEEQPSPRPSGTKTAVAHKAEMLTSPQQKPADVSHVPPVKSTAKKAKKRAPAKEKSDKDSSDGSDEEQPSPCGTKTAVTQKVEMVTTPLQKPVNVSRVPVEGSAAKKECATSQEEDESSPWDSDDEAHPIRNGTKTTMAPNPQTTSKSEDEPRVPPVNTAGKKQSVIAQEEDESSPWDSDEAQPIRSGTKTATPPNPSKKQSVIAHPSGSKTPITSQSKPVGAPHIQKAPVPVQQHANVSSGPMKGNTGAIEKPVKALTDKELFELELRQFEKELRGNSSNKKTVVASNTQKAAVPAKNTFVSSVPMKQTASVKKPVKALTDDDLFDLELERLDKELNSSSSNKKPSMATSTQKASMVGMNGNHRVTSSTTNNKSWGDTQKASTSMKQGSVHSMLVEKNTYGKAPASDIFDPWSDEEDHSLAKTQTQRKTTALSHMDKVDTFAMERELERLMNDQSTTAPKKWGHQDVKKPQALLKNTVPTNLDEVDTFAIERELERLNNEGSKQNEKEAFERRANELLERRRSTSGSSLTGVHASSSFTSAGSSLTGMNASSSFTGARAGSSLTSVRTGSSLGGTPGQSNTNLGLKQPAYTKYLNRDR